One Phocoena phocoena chromosome 5, mPhoPho1.1, whole genome shotgun sequence genomic window, CACCTCTCCCTGAGGTCACAGAAAGCACAGCCTTCCCGCATCTGGCCGTCTTACCTCCAACCTtgaccctcccagcccctccgtCACACACAGTCAGAGATTCCTGGAAAGAGTGAATCTGATCACCTTGCACTCCAGATTCAAATTCTTCAATGCTTTTCCACCGGCTGGACTCTGAGGACAGCAGAGGGTTACTGAAGTATTTTGACTAAGCGAGTGAGAGGATCGAATTCAAAGAGCAAACAGCACAATAGACTTTCCGACAGCCACAATGGAAGACCTGGAGTTCTATACATTCTCTGACACACAAGAATGGATGTTCCCAGTTACAAATTCTCACCAAAGAAACACAAAGATGTATTTCagaatgaagaaaactgaaactaGAAAGGTGTGAGATGAAAGAAGGATCAGTGAGTAAAGAATGAGGGTAAAGTGAATCAATCGGTGACTGTATAAAACACAGATGGTACTAAGTGATCTGGGGAGTAATAAACACAAGGCAGAATGGGTGGGGCCTCTGGGACAGGAGCTAAGGCATTCTAAGGTCTTTGTATATTTCATAGGAGGTAAAGATATTGACTAATTTTAAACTGtcaccacaaaagaaaaagagaatgtaaaactTTCAAACTAGTAGAGGGTAAGAGAATTAAATAAAGAAGCCTtgaaggcagaaaaggagaaaaaagggaaatagagaaacagaagaataaatagaaaacataagataggaaaaatataaataaataaataaataaataaatgtaaatatatcagTAAACATAAGTGAAAATGATCTCAATCCAACAGTTTAAAAAGATTATcagattggattttttaaaaatcccagtttagggcttccttggtggtgcagtggttaagaatccacctgccaatgcaggggacacaggttcaagccctggtccgggaagatcccacatgccgcgcagcaactaagcccgtgcaccacaactactgagcccacgtgcctagagcccatgctccacaacaagagaagccactgcaatgagaagcccgtgcaccacaatggagagtagcccccgctcgccacaacaagagaaagcccgcgcccagcaacaaagacccaacacagccaaaattaaataaataaaataaataaatttatttttaaaaaaatcccagtttAGGCTGGTTATAAGACTTAAGGACAAATAAAGGCTAAATATAAGaggatatctatctatatctgtatctctctatatatacatatagatatacacacacaccaggaaaacactaaccaaaagaaagctggtaacTATgataatatcagataaaacagagtTCGGGAGAAATATTAGGGGTAAAGAGGACTCATATAATAATAATTGAGCCCCCCCCAGAATATTCTAGATTGTGTGCACAGAATAATATGGCCTCAAGATATCTAAGTAACAGAATTAAGAATGATCTGGAACCATCATATACAGAGCTCTGTACTTCCAAACAAGAGAATATACATCATTCCCAGCACACAGTGAACATTTACAAAAACTGACTTGTACCAAGTCACAAAGCAAATCTTGACCtatcaaaaaatcaaaatcatataGTCTGAAATCTTTGACTACAAATGCGAAGAAGGTAGATCAGCAACAACACACTAACCAGAAAGACCACAGTGGCTGCTGGGTAAAGAATGGGTGGTTCTGGGGACCAATggagcagggagatcagctcagagtGCAGGGAGTGGGTGGGGGACTAGGTACGTGTGAGGCAGTGACATGAGAGAAGAGCTCTGACTGTCTTGTCCGGTCACATACATCTGGCACCTAACACAGTGCCACACACAGTAATTGCTAAAAtccaggtttaaaaaaatgaaaaggaagctaACTAAATGCTAGCTGAATGCGCTGAAATGAACTGAAGCTCCGTCCTCACAGAGGGTTCCCATGACCCGGTCACGAATGCCTCACCTGGGTCGGTCCACCTGCTTAAATCTCCTTGTCTCACTTCCCTGCCCTTGtgattctttatttttgaaatgtttttatggGAAGCCTAGTGTAAAAATATACTATGTGTTTCTATacctgttatctcatttaattcaccCCAAAACATGTAAATTCAGTCCTGCAAATTCCactgttacagatgaggaaacaggccaggctctgagaggttaagtaacgcCCCTTAAGGTCCTCCTTTAGTAAGGGATTTAGACCCtcatctgacttacttctctcacCCTCTTAGAGAGGCAGTATGGTGCCCTGGTGTCATGATTAAGGGCACTGGTGCAAATCCCAGATCCGGGACTCATCGGTTGTGGGTCCTTGTACAAGTTAACTGTTCCATACCTCAGTCTGTCCacatataaaatggggatgatgatcaCACAGCAGCTACAATGAAGGGGTGTTATGAGCACCAAATGGATTGATATATAAGAAGTGCTTAGAAGAGTGTCAGACATATAAtaagctttcaataaatattagctatttagTATCATTACCTGTTTAAGGAATCAGTTATGACTCTCAGATAAGAGTGTCCAAATTAATTAAAACTGAACCAGAAAAGTGGGCAGGTGTTGACTGCCTTACAGTTAAAAATGCAGCTATTGTAGCCACACGCACTAAATGTTCACTTAAAAGGCCTAATCCGTCTGTCTCAAGGCGACTCAGACAACCATAGACTCCGGACTACCCCTATAAGACTGTTGTTGGGAGACACAGCGCAAACCCACACCCTGAGCATCTGACCCAGAGGAAGGTTTCTCGGCCTTGGCACCATTCGCATTTTGGGCCGGATAATTCTTTGTCagggggggctgtcctgtgcattgcacaAAGTctagcagcacccctggcctctatgcactagatgccagtagcacacacCAGCCCACCCTATGCCATCCATTTTGtgacaagcaaaaatgtctccagatagaACCAACTGTCCCTAGGGGGACAAAAACCATTCCCAGTTGAAAACCACAGCTCTAGTCTTCGTGACTGAAACTTTTCTAGTGGGATCCAAAGCAGACCCCCTTGTCCCAAGTTCAACTCTAGAGGCTGTCATAAAACAGCGTGGGGCAAAGATGCAGTAAGGACGGATAATGCAGATAGATTATACAGGGCTTCACACAGCCCCATGTTCACCCTCACGCATTGTGCATGGAGACAGGCTTGGAAGGCAGAAAGCTGAGGCCATTTCAATCTTGGCTGATGAAAAGAAGCCACAAGGAAATCTGTGTACTTAAAACGCTCTAACTCAGAAACCAAATGTTGTAGCATCTGTAATGGGCAGAGCATTTACATGGAGCTTTCGCCTTCAAATCGCCAAGCTTTCAGCCTTCGCTAATATTGTCAAGGGGCACAGTTGGCCCTCTTCCATCTTCAAGATGGTTCAGGTTTCCTGGAGAACAAAATGGGCCTCTAATGCCTAATATTTTCTCTCTGACAGATGGTTTCAGACGTATCAAAGTGCTAATCCTTGCTGAGGTATAGGTCTCAAGGAAAGAGAGCTTGGCTTTTAGAATGATAGGACTTGAATGATTAAGGAAGAAAATTACTCGCAGGATATTGACCATTGTCATGTGAGCAACCAGCTTAAAATGAAGACagcagaatctgaaaaaatatttgaggagaaaggagaggaaaaactcAAAAACCCAGGTTAACAGTTTAGGTTTGAAACATTTCCACTGAAAGACATCTTTGGGAGTGGAAATGAAGTGCAATAAAAACACCTTCAAGCTCAGGATAATTAGGGTCCATCTCCCTCCCCTCAACATCATCATTCCCAGCTTCACTGTTTGGAAGGTCTGGAAACAGAGACGGGAGTAGTAATACTTGtcttgccacttactagctgtgtgtcctgggGCATGTTGAACAACCTcgctgagcctcagcttccccatctgtaaaacagataaTCCTTACCTCAAAGTGAGGTTGTGTAAATTAAATGGTCCCATGTGTGCCTAATGAGATACATTAAAAGACTTCAGTGAACATGAGTATGAACTACTATTTAGTGTCGACCTACTATGTGCAGATTGCTTTCATTACCACCTTTGAGTCTCACCAGAGGCTAGATGATTTTATTATACAAACAGATAACTACTAAAGGGGTTGCTGAGATTCTGAGAGATTGAGTCACTTGTCCACTGTCACAAAGCTGCACACAGCGAGATTCGCACCCGGGTCTCCCCGACCGGCGAACAAAGCTCTGACCATGGCCCCacgtggggaagggaggggagttaCTGAGGCCAGGCCACCGCGTGGGGTCAGAGGTCACTCTCAGTTAGTTACTGGGCCCAGGCCACCGCGTGGGGTCAGAGGTCACTCACGGTATTCCTCCAGCCGCATTAGGGGCCGGAAGTAGATGGGGTAGAAGGCGGCGCCGATCAGGGAGATGAAGCCGCCGAAAATGAGCGCGGTGCGCAGGTTAGTTGTCATGGCTCCAGCCGCTGGCCGCCCTGACCCGCCGAGCAGCCCTCACTCTCGGAATCCCGGATCCCGCCGGCGGTATCGTGACCCCGCTCGGAAGAGGAGGAGTTGCTTTCGCTTCCGGGCCTTGGGGGCGGGGCTAGGAGGCGGGCCGGgcccgggggcggggtggggttggggcaggggtggggccaaAGGCGGGGCCTAGGACTGGGTGGAACTAGGGAGGGGCGGGGTCAGGGACCCGGCGCACCGCCTCCCGGGCTCTCCTGGCCGCTCGTAGCGCTGGGCGAGCGCGATCCGCGGCAAGAGACTGAAGCTTTAATTGATTCCCTGTTCTGCCCCCGACCCCCCAGCCTGGTTTTTCTCTCAGCCGCTCCACCCACCTATCTTTTGACCTCGTTTACCACTCCCTCCTTTACCAACCACGGTTTTTCGTTCTTCCCCCATTGATTTGATTTTTGTGACTGTACCAGGAGGTGGATGCTCTCTATGGCTCGTTGATTTAAtccttgtattttttacaggtgagggaatCCTGGCTTGGCTGCGCGGATTTGGACAAGTCATTTGGCCTAAAGGGCGGTTTGAGGGGATTAGAGACAAAGGTGCAAATCGCCTGGCCCAAGATGTCCCTCAGATTCTGAAATCAGAGCCACAGGGGTTTATGAACCACCTGGGAGGACGGTTTCAACATCCAAGCTACATCTGACTCATTTTCCATGCCCTCCTCTCTCGTTCTTCCCTTTGCTGGATGTCAGGGTTACGAATGAGGATGGAGAGTAGAGATCAACACAGGGCGGGGAGCCAGCAGCCAGACCCACTGATGGGACCTTGGGGCTCTGCCTTGTGGCCTGAGGTGggagccactgaggacagacatctgcttcctcttcctgagATTGCCATCCTCCATGCTTCCAGGTGGGCTGTGCCGGCATACGACCCACCCAAGGGTACTGGGCAGCCGAGACTAAGATTCCTTGGGCCTTCATTCAGtcctttattaaaaagaatgataccAGTGGCTGGGGGCTGCAGAGGAAAAAAGACCCCAGCACATCTTGACCCCAGCCTCATTAGTTAGTCCAGGAAAGGTCTACGATCTTTCAGAAATGTTGTAGAGGACACAGGTTTCCTCTTTCTTTGTAGTTTTGTAGTTGAGTCAAGCTATTTACTTCCGTAGTTCCAGAAGCATATAAACCAGGTGTTTGATCTGTCAGCAGATTTAGGGACTGTCTGCTATGCCCCAAACATCAGGCAAAGTGCTTTGGGGgccacaaagatgaataagacgtGACCCTTGTTCTCCAGGATCCTGCTATATGGATGAAGAGACAGGACATGTACataaaaagataactaatgaCCAGATGCCACCTGTTGCTGGTGAGTGATATGGTCCTGTGGGCTACCAAGTTCAGAGGAGGAAGACAGATGACTGTAGGGTGAGACAGCTGCTCCTCAGGCGCTTGCAGGAGCTTGTTAGGGGGAAGACAAAAGACTTCATAGCAAAGAGGGAAGCTGCAATGCATGCTTTATGTCACGTGATATAAATATCCCAGGTGTAGGGCACATTTGTTGTTTTAGCCACCCAGCATCCACTTCTCTTTCTGTTAATAGTACCCCAAATATCTTTTGGCAAACCACTCCTCTCCCGATTCGTGCGGTAAACTGGGGCTTCTCCCCCCAACCCCGATCCTTACTCTTTCCCAGCTCTGAAGGTTAAGCATATAACCAAGCTCCTCACTCATCATGGGGATGATGGGCACTGGACCCAGGCCTGATTGTCCAGTGTGGCTGCATCCAGATTGTCCAGCCTGGCCACATTACCCATGTTGAGCCAAACATAGTCTATCCCAGCTGTTGGGAGGCTGGATTTGAACTTGAAAGGATGAGACTCTGGAACTGCTGGGGACCATGGTTTAGAGACTGAGAATGAGGACATTATAGCAGAAGGAGAgttgagagatggagagaaatcaGATGCTGACACTACGTTTGAGCCCCTGAAGCCAACTGTGCCCCAAACTGGATTTCTCAGTAACATGAACCAGTAAAGTCTCCTCTTCACTGaagccagtttgagttgggttccttttttttttttttttaatagatctttatcagagtataactgcttcacaataccgtgttagtttctgttgcacaacaaggcgaatcagccatatgcatacacatgtccccatatcccctccctcttgagcctccctaccaccctccctatcccacccctctaggtcatcgcaaagcaccgagctgatctccctgtgctatgcttccGCTCCCCACCAGcgaactattttacattcagtagtgtatatatggcaatgctactctcacttcgccccagcttcgctctcccaccccatgtcagcatgtccattctctatgtctacctctttattcctgcccggcaactaagttcatcagtaccatttttttttttagattccatatatatgcattagcatatggtatttgtttttctctttctgacttacttcactctgtatgacagactctaggtccatccacctcactacaaataactcagttttgtttctttttatggctgagtaatattccattgtatatatgtgccacatctttatccattcatctgttgatggacatttaggttggttccatgtcctggctattgtaaatagtgctgcagtgaacattgtggtacatgactcttttaaaaCAGAAGGAGTTCCAGATGAAATCACCACAGGTGGGATTTCATTTGCTCAACATCTCCATGAGCTCCAGGTCAAGCGTTACTCTATGATTTAGATCAGGTCACTGAGAGCAAGAGACCTCACACCACTGGCTGAGCCAGGACCAGGACTGAGCTCTCATGATTCCTAATCGAATATGCTCCTCCATGACATCCTGCTGTCTTTGCGAGCAAGCTTGGCAGATGGCTGGCTGAGCCCTATCCTCAGAGCCTCTGAAAGCCAGTGTGGAGGGTGCCAGGGTGTCCTCATGAAGTACCAGCAGTGCCTCCAAGGCGGGGACAGGACCAATGTGGGACAGATGAGCCACCCCCTCTCCAAGGTGATGAGGGAAGTAACTGGTGGTTTCTCTGTCCCCTCATGCTGATCTAGAGGTTTTAGACTGGCCAGCAGCCAGCCTATAATCTATACAAATACACTAATCTATACAAACAATATAGTCCATCTATAGCTTATCAGCATCATTATACTATCACTTGCCTGCCACTGAGTCCTATTAAAACAAGTTCATCTCTTTGATCCCAATGTTCTTCCCCTTTCTAAGAATCCCACTGACCTATAGATTCaatcagcaaatacttattgTGTGCAGGCAAAGCACTGTGCTGGTTGATCAGGAGCACAAAAAAGAAGCAGCCAACATTTGCGTATTTGACAAAGGTTCACTGAGCCAGGCGCTTCTCGGGTGCTGGTGGATGCAGCGGTGAATTAAGAAGAGAGTCTGCTGTCCTCATGGTGGCTACTGTCTGGCGGAGGGATAAGATATTGGCTGTGGATAGTAATTGCTTTGTGGACACTCAGCCTCCCCTAATAAGAGCTCCTGCTTCCTTTCAGAGAATGACCGCTCATCTTGTCATTCTTGGCTGGACTGTAAATCCAGGGACCCTGTGCGTTCCTAGCAGTATTAATATCAAAGCTGTAGAACACTTCCTTTGTGCCCGTCACTATCACAGGTTTACCCAGTTAGTACTCACCAGTCCCCAAGGATAAACATCCCCGTTTACAGAGAGGGAAGCTGGATCATTGCAAAAAGGACTACCTCAAGGTCACAtggcagagcctggattcaaatccatgaGGTACCAGAGACCTGCTCTCACCATCAGTCTAAACTGCCTTGCAAAGTTAGTGTGTTCATGTCGTCTGAGTATAGGTTCAATTCCAACTGGGTCccattgttctctttctctcagaAATAAGAATCAAGAGGATGGTGACACAAGGACAGACAGCACTGTTGCAGTGGATTTCTTCCATTGCTAACGTTCTGGTTAGATTAATGCATATCTCCCACTTGCCTGGGGTCCTGGAGCTTCCCTTGTTTCCCCGCCTTGCAGTCTGATTCTCGATTGTTCGTTGTATTCTTTCTGCAGGTCACCCCGTATGCTTCTAGTAAACTCCTTTTGGATTTCAGTGAGTCAGAGTCAGTTTCAGTTGCATGCCATTAGGAGCCCTAATAGATAAAGAAATTCCCACATTTATTTCCAACACATGACATAGATGAAGGGCTTGGGGCATCATAGCTGTGCTAATGTTTGTGAATGCCAAAGGAAGTTCGGGTCTGGGGAAGGTATTCATgcaaagggagagagagctcAAGGGACGCAGGGAGACAGGACGCAAACCAAATATGTCAGGAGTCCTAGGGTGCATGTTTTCATCTCAGTCAGTGAGAGAAAAGTTGCTCTGGGCTCCTATCCGGCACTTCCTCCTTGCCTTGGATGTGAAGATTGAATGCTTGCAGGAAGCAGACCACCAGTGGTGTCTTGCAGAGTTCAGACAGACCTCAAAGTTAATCCGCTCTCTAATCTAAGCAAAATGTGATGAGGGTTTCCTGGGACAGCAGCTCCACTAATTGTGGCACTGCAGCCCAGCTGCTGTATTTTTAGACTATTGTCGATTTCCAAGAAGTATCATTACCTTCTGCGGGAAAACAGACTAGAAGCTTGGGGTTTGGAGTGGGGCGAGATCTAATACAAGACCCTCTGGACCTGTGCTTTTGAGAATATGAGAGTAAGCTGGGGAAATGCTTCCCTATTTTTCTTGGGCTCTGTGACTCTCTGAGTCCCTACCCATCtgtataaatatttccaatttagaTTACTTGtcaagtttttcttctttgatctgtTTTTTACAGCTAAGAGATCTCCCCAAATGTCCATGTTGGCTTATCTCTTGCCACACCATCCACCCTACAGTTTTAAGTGGTATCTTTATGATTTCCAGGTGTCCAGACGCAGCCTTTCTGCTAAACTCCAGCCTCATGGGCCTGACGGCCATCTTCAGGTCCAAGACCCACATGTTTCTGCTCCCTCCTTCTCATTTTCAAGGTCACTGGCTTGGTTTGAGGCTTCACCTGCTCACTTGGCCATGGCGGCCCAACCTGTCGTGCACGCGTCATCTTCTTCAGTCACTAACTGTCTCATTTGCAGGGCAGCCGAAGCTATTTTCTGAAACCATAGATCTGGCCAATCACTGCTCTTCTCAGAAGCCTTCAGTATCTCCCTAAAGGATGAATTATTCATCCTGGACCCCAGGCTCTGGTCAACAGGCCATTAAAGGCCACTGCTGCATCCATGGGCTTCTGCTGCATGAAAGTAGTGCTCTGTGTCTTGGTTGCCATGCTCTGTGCCCATGGCCATGGCTGATTGAATCAGCAGGTATGTAAGACCCAGAACATAGTCAAAGGCCCCAAATCTCTGCCTAAATGGGGAATGGGCTGACCCAGTCAGACTCTCTGCCTCTGGAATTTCAGCTGGAAGGTCAGGGAGAGTTGGGAGGTCGGCAGAGAGAGCAGAGGTTGGAGAGCTGCACAGGGGGAGGCGGTAGCAACACGAGAGGAACTGTGAGTAAGCCATGGTGATGAGTTAGCAGAAGCTGTGAGAGAGAAGCTGGGCTGAGTAGACGGGGAAGGAATTGCCTGGGAATAACAAGAAGTGGAGCACAGTGGAGGAGAGTGAAAACCAAGATTCACAAATCCCTGCTGCTGAGAAGTAACGAGGTACCTTAAGCCTGCGGACTGCCTGggattcatctattcattcattgatttctACCAGTTTTATGGAGCACCTgttatatgccagacactattctaagctTTAGACAAAGTCCTTGCCTTCATGGTGCTTGTATTCTAGCTGGGGAGGTAAgtaataaatagattaaaaaaaataaatggggacagtttgacaatttcttacgaaactaaacatactcttcccGTAAAATCCCAAAGCAGTGTCCTttcaaaaacctgcacatggacgTTTGTAGCAGCTTTGTTCAaaattgctaaaacttggaagcaaccgaTATGCCCTtcggtagatgaatggataaatcaacTGTGgaacatccagacaatggaatgttattcagcaccAAAAAGACGGAGCTATCAggacatgaaaagacatggaggagcctaagtgaaagaggccaatcTGAAgtctacatgctgtatgattcccaCTACACgactttctggaaaagacaaaactatggagacagtgaaaagatcagtgtttgccaggggctagggcacaaagagggatgaacaggcagaacCCAGAGGATTTTAAGGGCAgggaaaatactttgtatgataccataataatGGATtcctgtcattatacatttgtcccatCCCACAGAGTatgcaacaccaagagtgaatcatAACTCTGGACttatggactttggatgataaCGATGTGTCAATGTACGTTTATGGTTTGTAACACATGTTCCACTCTGGGGGAGGGTGTTGGTAGTGGGGGAGGGTATGTGTATATGGGggcagagggtatatgggaactccctGTACTCTCGGCTCAGTTTTGCtgggaacctaaaactgctctaccAAATAAAGTCTATGCAAAAACAAagtcctcttcccccaccccccaaaaagtaGAAGAGGTTTTAGTAAGCTCTGGCATCATGGAGCCATAGGAGGAAGGAATGGATTCTGAGGAGGGAAAAAATCTATTTTGTAACAAAACACTGTGGGAAGGGGTTACTCCagattaaaagaaactaaaggGACGAGCGTAACTAACTTCCTAGaaagatagataataaataaacGGAGTAGTAAGTgctggaaagaaaagcagagccagCAAGAGGACTGGGGACCAGGTGGGggacaaatgtttttatttaggtGTCAAGAAAGGTCTCTCCGAGAAGGCAGCAGATTCCTGAATGAACGGAAGGAGGGGCCCATGTGAATATCTGGGGGATGAGCCGTCCATGTGGAGGGACCTACCAGTGCAAAAGTGCTGTGCCCACGATGTGCTTGCTCTTCCAAGAGCAGCAAGGAGGTggtgtggctggagctgagtgagCGGAGGGGACATGGATGCGGCCGGGGCAAGAGCACCGTGCCCGGGACCTCGGAGGCTGTACAGCACCGGGATGTCACTGTGCGTGTGattggggtcgggggtggggcggTGGAGAGCCACTGGGGGATCCGGAGCAAGCTTCCAGTGCCAGGCTCTCTGGGGGAAGTCCACCTGCTCTGCAGTTTGCATTCTTCCCGCAGACGCCTGTCTC contains:
- the SMIM20 gene encoding small integral membrane protein 20, coding for MTTNLRTALIFGGFISLIGAAFYPIYFRPLMRLEEYQKEQAINRAGIVQEDVQPPGLKVWSDPFGRK